One region of Haladaptatus cibarius D43 genomic DNA includes:
- a CDS encoding metallophosphoesterase: MITIVSDTHSETGHELTGRTLEAVREADLVVHAGDFTTEAALSAFESESNRLVAVHGNNATPGVLDRLPKVQTFEENGVRFVVVHRHRSGSTGLELLGRERDADVVIFGHSHRHLVEDTGEVLLLNPGSHAQPRGGFRTHLELEPRKEGFGGGVRRGDGELLQEFSVGGMVES; this comes from the coding sequence ATGATTACTATCGTCTCCGACACGCACAGCGAGACGGGCCACGAACTCACCGGCCGAACCCTGGAGGCCGTCCGCGAGGCCGACCTCGTCGTTCACGCCGGGGATTTCACGACCGAGGCTGCGCTCTCTGCCTTCGAATCGGAGAGCAACCGACTGGTCGCGGTTCACGGCAACAACGCGACGCCGGGAGTGCTCGACCGACTGCCGAAAGTGCAAACGTTCGAAGAAAACGGCGTTCGGTTCGTCGTCGTCCATCGCCACCGTAGCGGGAGTACGGGATTGGAACTACTCGGACGCGAGCGAGACGCGGACGTGGTTATTTTCGGCCACTCGCATCGACATCTCGTAGAAGACACTGGCGAGGTGTTGTTGTTGAATCCGGGCAGTCACGCCCAACCGCGGGGCGGATTTCGGACACATCTCGAATTGGAACCGCGGAAGGAGGGCTTTGGTGGTGGGGTTCGTCGTGGGGATGGAGAACTTCTTCAGGAGTTCTCCGTTGGAGGGATGGTGGAAAGCTGA